A DNA window from Pseudomonas sp. GD03919 contains the following coding sequences:
- a CDS encoding DUF2933 domain-containing protein encodes MDHTHHTSTTEPPFWKSKIGIALIMLAVIGIFYVAREHYGHLSQALPYLILLLCPLMHLFGHNHGGHSHSSSTAVSKDEERT; translated from the coding sequence ATGGACCATACCCATCACACCAGTACCACTGAGCCGCCTTTTTGGAAGAGCAAGATTGGCATTGCGCTGATCATGCTGGCCGTAATCGGCATCTTCTATGTAGCGCGTGAGCATTACGGTCATCTTTCGCAGGCCCTGCCGTACCTCATCCTGCTGCTATGCCCGCTGATGCATCTGTTTGGCCACAATCACGGCGGGCACTCCCACTCCAGCAGCACCGCTGTTTCCAAGGACGAAGAAAGGACATAG
- a CDS encoding cupredoxin domain-containing protein: MKLRPAFIITTLGLLLSAANALASPGHKKDSIGQPGDGQAVDRTIEVRMGDIFFEPKAMEIKAGETVRFVLKNDGALLHEFNLGKAASHAAHQKEMAAMFQNGTLSPTGAHDMSNMGHAMGGMKMVGMEHDDPNSVLVEPGAREELIWTFSAATELEFACNIPGHYQSGMVGKVTVR; the protein is encoded by the coding sequence ATGAAACTCAGACCCGCTTTCATAATCACCACCCTTGGCTTGCTGCTCAGTGCTGCCAATGCGCTGGCCAGCCCGGGCCACAAGAAAGACAGTATTGGGCAACCGGGAGACGGTCAGGCAGTAGATCGCACCATCGAAGTCCGGATGGGGGACATCTTCTTCGAACCCAAAGCAATGGAGATCAAAGCAGGCGAGACAGTTCGCTTCGTCCTGAAAAATGACGGTGCACTGCTACACGAATTCAATCTTGGCAAAGCGGCATCCCATGCCGCGCACCAGAAAGAGATGGCCGCGATGTTTCAGAACGGCACGCTGTCCCCTACAGGTGCACATGACATGAGCAATATGGGCCATGCCATGGGCGGCATGAAGATGGTCGGTATGGAACACGATGACCCCAACAGTGTTCTTGTCGAACCTGGAGCACGCGAAGAGTTGATCTGGACCTTCTCCGCCGCCACCGAACTGGAGTTCGCCTGCAATATTCCAGGACATTATCAGTCGGGAATGGTCGGTAAGGTGACCGTACGCTGA
- a CDS encoding cupredoxin domain-containing protein, with product MKRLPLKLLISTLFISTTFPAFAEVGGSSNGIGQQAQATPATRTILVKMDDINYSQKTIDVKPGETVRFVLKNEGALMHEFNIGQAASQLEHQRKMASLFKDGTLTPTGMAERIVWHERYGMGDSNPPGYPEVIKAKHDDPNAVLVEPGTTKEFVWTFPKAGSLSFACTLPGHYQAGMVGEFALR from the coding sequence ATGAAACGCTTACCCCTTAAACTGCTGATCAGCACTCTGTTCATCAGCACCACCTTTCCGGCATTTGCCGAGGTCGGCGGCAGTAGCAATGGCATTGGGCAGCAGGCCCAGGCGACGCCAGCGACTCGTACCATCTTGGTAAAGATGGACGACATCAACTACAGCCAGAAAACGATCGATGTGAAGCCAGGTGAAACCGTGCGCTTCGTTCTGAAGAACGAGGGCGCGTTGATGCACGAGTTCAACATCGGGCAGGCAGCGTCCCAGCTGGAGCACCAGCGCAAGATGGCGTCCTTGTTCAAGGACGGCACACTGACCCCGACCGGCATGGCCGAGCGCATTGTCTGGCATGAGCGTTATGGCATGGGAGACTCCAACCCTCCAGGCTATCCGGAAGTCATCAAAGCCAAGCATGACGACCCGAACGCGGTTCTCGTCGAGCCCGGCACAACCAAAGAGTTCGTGTGGACCTTCCCTAAGGCGGGCAGTTTGAGCTTCGCCTGTACATTGCCTGGGCATTACCAGGCGGGGATGGTCGGTGAGTTTGCTCTGCGTTAG
- a CDS encoding heavy metal response regulator transcription factor, protein MKLLVAEDEPKTGTYLQQGLTEAGFNVDRVMTGTDALQHALSEAYDLLILDVMMPGLDGWEVLRMLRAAGKDVPVLFLTARDGVEDRVKGLELGADDYLIKPFAFSELLARVRTLLRRGNGSPTQTTMKIADLEVDLMKRRAIRGGKRIDLTAKEFSLLELLLRRRGEVLPKSLIASQVWDMNFDSDTNVIEVAVRRLRAKIDDDFDLKLIHTARGMGYMMDAPE, encoded by the coding sequence ATGAAACTACTGGTAGCTGAAGACGAACCCAAAACCGGTACGTACCTCCAGCAAGGTCTCACCGAGGCTGGGTTCAATGTCGACCGGGTTATGACCGGTACAGATGCCCTTCAGCATGCACTTAGCGAAGCCTATGACCTGCTAATTCTGGATGTAATGATGCCTGGGCTGGACGGTTGGGAAGTGCTGCGCATGTTGCGCGCAGCAGGAAAAGACGTCCCCGTACTGTTCTTGACGGCACGCGATGGTGTGGAAGACCGCGTAAAAGGGTTGGAGCTGGGTGCGGACGACTACCTGATCAAGCCATTTGCTTTCTCAGAGCTTCTGGCCAGGGTCAGAACGCTGTTGCGCAGAGGTAATGGTTCGCCGACGCAGACCACCATGAAAATTGCCGATCTGGAAGTCGATCTGATGAAGCGGCGTGCGATCCGTGGCGGGAAAAGAATTGACCTGACCGCGAAGGAGTTTTCACTGCTGGAACTGCTACTGCGCCGGCGCGGCGAGGTGCTCCCGAAGTCGCTGATTGCCTCTCAGGTTTGGGACATGAATTTCGACAGCGACACCAATGTTATTGAGGTTGCGGTACGCCGGCTACGCGCAAAAATCGATGACGATTTCGATCTCAAGCTGATTCATACCGCCCGCGGCATGGGATACATGATGGATGCTCCGGAGTGA
- a CDS encoding co-regulatory protein PtrA N-terminal domain-containing protein, translating into MKSLKPLLLVGSLLLSSMAWAEGGSDRVFERIQQMRDKAEAVLIQAEKAPVGERHVHMKEHMNMLEDIMSQLHNEHPAPNMSAEEHLAWMEKHDKLVDDVLAQMIREHKLMMADKECHR; encoded by the coding sequence ATGAAATCGCTGAAACCTTTGCTTCTGGTTGGTTCGCTACTGCTGTCTTCCATGGCTTGGGCCGAAGGGGGCAGCGACCGTGTATTCGAGCGCATCCAGCAGATGCGCGACAAAGCAGAAGCCGTGCTGATCCAGGCGGAGAAGGCCCCGGTCGGCGAGCGGCATGTGCACATGAAGGAGCATATGAACATGCTCGAAGACATCATGAGCCAGCTGCACAACGAACATCCCGCGCCAAACATGTCTGCCGAAGAGCATCTGGCCTGGATGGAAAAGCATGACAAGCTGGTAGACGACGTGCTGGCTCAAATGATCCGCGAGCACAAGCTAATGATGGCCGACAAAGAGTGCCATCGATAA